The stretch of DNA TCGTCGGCGCCGTTCTCGAGGCCCGCGACGACGTCGGCGGTGTCGCCCTTCGCCGTCAGCATGATGATCGGGGTGCCGCTGTCCGCGCGGATCCGCTTGCAGACCTCGATGCCGTCGATCCCGGGGAGCATCACGTCGAGCAGCACGAGGTCGGGCTTCGTGCTGTGGAACGTCTCGACGGCGTCGTTGCCGTCGGCGCTGAACTCCGGCTCGTAGCCCTCGGAACGGAGGACGATGCCGATCATCTCGGCGAGGGCCTGGTCGTCGTCGACGACGAGGATGCGCGGTGTCATGTGCGTGGACTCCGTGTGGCGGGCGGGAGGTGCCGGACCGGCACCCACCCGTCACGATAGCCGAGCGCCCGTCGGACAGGGTCCGTGCGCCATGATGGGAGCGGTCGCGCGTTCCGCTGCGCGGCCCGAGCACGATCGAGGGGGCGGCGATGGCCGACTGGCAGGTTCCGGGTTCCGGCGGGGGCGACGACCGGACGGGAGGCCCGTCCCACCCCACGGGGCAGCCGTCACCGGGTGGGTGGCCGGGGCAGCAGCCGTGGCCGGGTCCGCAGGCAGGTCCGGGTCCGCAGGCGTGGCCGGGCCCCCAGGCCGGTCCGGGGCAGCAGCCGTGGCCGGGCCCGCAGGGGGCTCCGGGACCGCAGGGCGGTCCGGGTCGGCAGCGTCCGATCGTGCCGCTCCGGCCGCTCGGCCTCGGGGACGTGCTCGCCGGGGCCTTCACGGTGTTCCGCCGCAACCCGCGCGTCCTGCTCCTCTGGAGCCTGCTCCTCAGCGGGGTGCTCGGCCTCCTCGCGACGCTGGCGAGCACCTTCGGCCAGCGGTCGCTGCAGGGTCGGCTGTCGTCGGCGGTCGAGGCGGGCGGGAGCGGCGCCGAGGACGTCGTCGCCGGGTCCGTCACGCTCTTCCTGGTGCTCTCGTTCGGGCTGCCCTTCCTCGCGTACCTGGGCCGGGCGTTCCTCGTCGCCCCGGTCGCGGTCGACACCGGGCAGCGCATCCTCGGACGGCGTGCGAGCTTCCGCGGCCTCTGGGCGCTCCTCGCCGGTCGTCGGTGGGCCGTCCTGGCGTGGATCCTGCTGCAGCTCGCCGCGGGTCTGGTCCTCGGGGTGGTCTTCGTCTCGATCGCCGTCGGCATGGTCGTCGCCCTGGCCGCGGGTCGCGCCGGCGTCGGCGGGTACGTCGTCGCGTTCCTCCTGTTCGCGCTCGGCGCCCTCGTCCTGATCGTCTGGCTGGGGACGCGGTTCGCGTTCACCGTCCCCACGATCGCACTCGAGGGGCGGGGCGTGTTCTCCGCCGCCGCGCAGTCGTGGCGGCTCACCCGCGGGGCCTTCTGGCGCACCTTCGGCATCGTGCTGCTCGTGCAGGTCGCCTTCGGCATCGCGGGCTCGATCGCGTCGATCCCGCTCACGTTCGGCACGGCACTGGCCGTCGGCGCGTTCGACCCGCTCGGGCAGACCGGCGCCGCCGCCGGCGTGGGCGTCGGCGCCGTCGTGGCCATCGTGCTCGGTGCGCTGCTGTCGATCGCCGTGCAGTGCGTCACCGACGTGCTGAGCGCCTCGGTCCTGACCTTCCTGGCGGTCGATCGTCGCATCCGCACCGAGGCACTCGACCAGCGCATCGCGTCCCACCTGGACACCGGGGAGCCGACGGACCCGTTCGCACCGGCAGCCGCGGTCCCCCGCGCTCCGTGGCCGGGACGACCGGGCCCCGGTCAGCCGTGGCCCGGTCAGCAGCAGCAGCAGTGGCCCGGGCAGCAGCAGTGGCCGGGCGGCTCGTGACGCTCGGCCCGGACGAGGCGCGTCGACTGCTCGAACGCGAGCTCGAACACCCCGACTACGACGGTGCACGGGCGACCTGGTGGGACCGGGCGTCCCGTCAGCTGCTCGAGTGGCTCGGGTCCTTCCGCCCGGGCGGCGGCGGCCTGGACTCCCCCGCGTTCGGACAGTCCGTGCTCTGGATCGCGGTCGTGGTGCTCGTCGCGGTCGTGGTCGTCGTGGTCGTCGCCCGGGGACTGCCCCGTCGGCGCGCCCGCACCGCCCGGGCGGACGACGGCAGCGTCTTCGACGACGACGACCTGCGGTCCGCCCGCGAACTCGGCGACGCCGCCCGGTCCGCCCTGCGCGCCGGCGCCTGGGCCGACGCGGTCCTCGACGGCTACCGTTCGATCGCTCGCGGACTCGCCGAACGCGACCTCGTCCGTGAGGTCCCCGGTGCCACCGCACGCGCCGTCGCCGGACGCGCGGGCCCGTGGTTCCCGGAGCACGCGGACCGCATCGATCGGGCCGCGCGCTCCTTCGACGCTGTCCGGTACCTCGGTGCCGAGGCCGACGAGACCACCGCACGCTCGGTCCTCGACACCGAGGCGTCCATCCGCACCACCCGTCCCGCGACCGAGCCCGCGGTGCCGACGTGAGCGCCGCCACGACCCCGACCGCCGTCCTCCGCTCGCCAGGGCGCACCGGTCGCGTCGTCTTCTGGATCGTCATCGTCGTCGTCGGCCTGCTGCTCGCCGGGCTCACGGCCGCGGTGCAGTCCTCCACCGGACCGACGCGCGAACCGCTCGACCCCGGGTCGACGACGGCGAGCGGCGCGCGGGCGCTCGTGCGCGTGCTCGAACAGCGGGGCACCCGGGTCGACGTGGTCGACCGCGTCGACGACCTCGACCGATCCGAGCTGGACGGTGCGACGGTCCTGGTCGACGACTCGGCCGGCGCCCTCGACGCCGCGGTCGCACGTCGCCTCGGGCGTTCGACCGAGCACGTCGTGCTGCTGTCCACGGACCAGGCCGCGCTCGACGCGCTGGGCCTCGACGTCGTCGCCGCCGGACCCGTCCTCGGGGACGACACCGTGCCGACGAGCGGGTGCGCGGTCCCTGCCGTGGCCGCCGCGGGGCGCCTCACCGTGACCGGCGAGGGCTACCGTCCGTCCGACCGGCCGACGCCGACGGGGTCGGACCTCTGCGTGACGACCGGCAGCGGGGACGACCGCGTCGCCGGCATCGTCCGGACCGCCACCCCCGGCGGGGACGTCACCCTGGTCGGCACGACGGGCGCGCTCCGCAACGACACGATCACGACCGCGGGCAACGCGGCCTTCGCACTCGACCTGCTCGGGTCCGGCGACCGGCTCGTCTGGTACACGCCGACGCGCACCTCGGCCGACGCCGCCCCCACCATCGGTTCGCTCGCCCCACCGTGGGTGCCCGGCGCCCTGCTGCTGCTCGGCCTCGTCGCGGTCGCAGCCGGCGTCTGGCGAGGACGTCGGCTCGGGCCGCTCGTCGTCGAGCGGATGCCCGTCGTCGTCCGGGCCTCTGAAACGACCGAGGGGCGCGCACGCCTCTACGCCAGGACGCGTGACCGCACCCATGCGCTCGACACCCTGCGGCTCGCCGCACTCCGTCGGATCGGACGCCGACTCGGCCTCCCCCGCGGGACGCACGTCGACGAGGTCGTCCGCGCCGCGGCCCGTGCGACCGGCCGTCCCCCCGCCGCCGTCGGAGCCGTCCTGGTGGGCGGTCCCACGACCGACGACCGGTCGCTCCGCGACGGTGCGACGGCCCTCGACGAGCTGGAGCGGGCCGTCCGCGCGGCGACCGGATCCCCCGACCCACGCCCCACCACCACCCGCACGCCCCACCGCAACCGACGAGGAGCACGACCGTGACCGATCCGTCACCCGCCCAGGAACCGACCGGCACGACCCCGGAACGCACGGCCTCGGACACCGCGGCGCCGAGCACGGACCACCGAGGTACCGCTGCGCCGACCCGCGCAGCGCGTCCTACCGACGGCACGGATGCGCTCCGGGACGCCTTCGGCCGGCTCCGCGCCGAGGTCGGCAAGGCCGTCGTCGGGCAGGAGGGCGCCGTCTCCGGCATGATCGTCGGGATCCTCGCACAGGGCCACGTGCTGCTCGAGGGCGTCCCCGGTGTCGCGAAGACGCTGCTCGTGCGCAGCCTCGCGGCGGCGATGTCGCTCGACACGAAGCGCATCCAGTTCACCCCCGACCTGATGCCCGGTGACGTCACCGGTTCGCTGGTGTTCGACGCGTCCACCGGCACGTTCCCGTTCCGCGAGGGCCCGGTCTTCACGAACGTGCTGCTCGCCGACGAGGTCAACCGCACCCCGCCGAAGACGCAGTCAGCCCTGCTCGAGGCCATGGAGGAACGCCAGGTCAGCGTGGACGGCGCCGCGCGGCCGCTGCCCGACCCGTTCTTCGTCGCCGCCACGATGAACCCGATCGAGTTCGAGGGCACGTACACGCTGCCGGAGGCGCAGCTCGACCGCTTCCTGATGAAGCTGACGCTCGACGTGCCGCCGCGGGACGTCGAGTGGCAGGTGCTCCGTCGGCACGCGGACGGCTTCGTCCCGCGGGACGTCCGCTCCGCCGGCGTCCGACCGGTGCTCGGCGTCGACGAGGTCCTCGCGGCGCAGCGGGCCGTCCGGGCGGTCGGCGCACGCGACGACGTCCTGGCCTACGTGGTCGACCTCGCCCGCGCCACCCGGCAGGCCCCGTCCGTCCGCGTCGGGGTGAGCCCCCGCGGTGCGACGGCGCTCCTCGCCGCCGCGAAGGCCTGGGCGTGGCTCACCGGCTACGACGCGATCACGCCCGACCACGTGCAGGCGATGCTCCTGCCGGTCTGGCGGCACCGGCTGCGCGTGGCCGTGGACGCCGAGCTCGAGGGCGTCGGGGCGGACGGCGTGCTGCAGCAGGTCGTCGAGCAGGTCCGGGTGCCGTTCTAGTGGCGGTCTCCGGGCGGTTCGTCGCGCTCATGGCCGTCGCGATCGTCCCCACGGTGCTGCTCGGCAGCGCCAGGGCCGGCGTGGCCTGGGTGGTCGTCGTGGTGCTCGCCGCCGGCCTCGACGTCCTGCTCGCCGCCGACCCGCGCACGGTCCGCGTCGAACGACGGATGCCGAACCTCGCGCGTCGGGGCAGCACGACCGACGGCAGCCTCGTCCTGGCGAACGACGGGCGGCGTCCGCTCCGCGCCCTCGTCCGGGACATGTGGGAGCCCTCCGCCGGTCACCAGCCGGACCGGATCCGGCTCACCGTCCCCGCCGGGGAGCGTCGGACCGCCCGGGTCCGGTTCACGCCCTTCCGCCGCGGGCGTCGCGCCAGCGTCGGGGTCGCCGTTCGCTCCACCGGTCCGCTCGGCCTCGCCGCCCGGCAGGCCGTCCTGGTCGTGCCCGGCGAGCTGGTCGTCACGCCGCCCTTCCGGTCCCGGCGCCACCTGCCCTCGCGCCTCGCCCGGCTCCGTGAGCTCGACGGCGAGACCACCCTGCAGCTCCGCGGACACGGCACCGAGTTCGACTCGCTGCGCGACTACGTGCGCGGCGACGACGTGCGGTCGATCGACTGGCGGGCGACCGCACGACGACAGGACCTGGTCGTCCGGACCTGGCGACCCGAGCGCGACCGCCGCGTCGTCATCGTCGTCGACGCCGGACGTGCCGGTGCCGGACGGGTCGAGGACGAACCGCGGCTGGACACCTTCATCGAGTCCGCCCTGCTGCTCGGCGCCCTCGCCACCGCCGCCGGTGACCGGGTCGACCTCGTGGTGCTCGACGACACCGTCCGCGACCGGGTGCACGGCGCGACGCGGACGGACGTCGTGCGGCGCTTCGGCGAGCGGCTCGCGCTCGCGGAACCCGGGCTCGCCGCGACGGACTGGTCTGCGGTGCCGGCGGTCGTCGACCGGGTGACGACCTCGCGCGCGTTCGTCGTGCTCCTGTCGAGCCTGGACTCGATCGGTGCCTCGGCCGACCTGCTCGCGGTGCTCCCCCGGCTGACCCGGCGGCACGCCGTCGTCGTGACGAGCATCGCCGACCCGGCGGTCGAGCGGATGGCGAGCGGGGTCCCGGAGCCGGACCGCGACGGACCGGAGCAGCGCGGCGGGCGGGTGTCGCGCCTCCCGGTCGGATCCGGTGCCGAACGCGACGTGTACCGCCGGGCGGCCGCGGAACGCACCCTGCTCGACGCCGACGGCGTCGGGGACGTCGCTCGCCGGGTCGGTGCCGAGGTCGTCCGCGGTGGTCCCGCGGCGGTGCCCCCGGCCGTCGCGGACGCGTACATCCGCGCGAAGGCCGGCGGACGACTCTGAGTCGCGGGCGACAGCTCAGCCGGCGGTGAGCGCGGTCGCGCCGCGCTCGAACTCCTCGACGTCGCCCCGCTCACCCGCGCGGTACGCGCGGCCGCCGAGCACCCACTGGTACCAGAGCACCGCGGCGAGTGCGACCGTGCCGATGCCGATCTTGACCGGCCACGGCCAGTCCTGGCGGGTCACGACGCCCTCGACCAGGCCGGAGAGCAGCAGGGTGAGCGCGAGGCCGACCGCGACCGTGAGGAGCGCCCGACCGTCCTCGGCCAGGGCCTGCGCCCGGGTGCGCGCACCGGGGGCGATCCACGACCAGCAGATCATCAGGCCCGCGGCGCCGGCGAGGAACACCGAGTACAGCTCGAGCTGGCCGTGCGGGGCGATCCAGAGGAAGAAGTCCCCGAGCCGGCCCTGCGAGTGCATGATCGCGCCGGAGACACCCAGGCTCACGGCGTTCTGGATGATCGACACCGGGACGTAGAGGCCGGTGATGCCGAAGGCCACCATGCGGGCGGCGATGAACGCGTTGTTCGACCACACCTGCGCGGTGAAGGCCCCCAGGCCGTGGTCCGAGTAGTACGCCTGGAAGTCCTCGGTCGCGTACTGCCGCAGGGCCTCGGGTGTGCCGAAGGTGGCGACCGCGCCCGGGGTCGAGGCGATCCAGATGCCGACGATCACGCTCATCACCGCGGTCGCCGCCGCCACCCAGATCGTCACCCAGCGGATGCGGTACAGCGCTGCCGGCAGGTGCCGCGTGAAGAACGTCGTGACGGCGGTCAGCGGGTCGACCGGTGTGCCGGTGAAACGGAGGCGTGCGCGGAACAGCGTGCGGGACAGCCGGTCGCCCGTCGAGGAGCCCGGGGCGACGCCGCGGATCCGCGCGAGGTCGGTCGCCACCTCCTGGTAGCCGCTGACGAGCCGGTCCGCGTCCGCCCCCGACCCGTGACGGGTCCGGGCGAGGCGGTCGACCTCGTCCCAGCGGTCACCGTGCACCGCGCTGTAGGCCTCCAGGTCCACGTGCCTCCCCCGATCGTGCACACCGCGCCCCGTCGGGACCCGGTCACGACAGAATGATCCCATGGGGAAGACGCGCGTGCCACGCGACCTGTCCGACGCCCGCTTCGGCGGGGCGCTCGACGAGACCACCGACGAGCTCGTCGTCGGCGAGGCCGTCGCGCTCGACGTCCAGCCGGCCGGCATCGCGCTGCGGCTCGCGGCGGCGCTGCTCGACGGCGCGTGCCTGGCGGTGCTGCTCGCGATGCTGCTCTTCGGGCTCCTGCGGGCGTTGCCGGCCGACGCCGACGCGGTGTGGATCCTGCCCGTGGGGATCGTCTCCGGCGTCACGGTGCTCGTGCTCGTCCCGGCGTGCGTCGAGGCGGTCACGCGGGGCAAGAGCGTCGGACGGTACGCCGCCGGCACCCGGGTCGTGCGGGTGGACGGCGGGGCGATCGGCTTCCGGCACGCCTTCACCCGCGCGCTGGTCGGGCTGCTCGAGCTCTGGTCCACCCTGGGCTCCGTGGCGCTCGTCGTCGCGCTGTTCGGGTCACGGCCCCGGCGTCTCGGCGACCTGCTCGCCGGGACCTTCGTGCAGCACGAACGCGGAGCGCGGCGGCGGGACGTGCAGGTGCTCCTGCCGGTCGAGCTCGTGCCGTGGGCGGCGGTGGCGGACGTGTCAGCACTGCCGCAGCGGCTGGAGGACCGGCTCGGCGCGTTCTTCCGGTCGGTCGCCGACCTGCCGCCCGAGGCACGCGAGGCCGCAGCGCGCACGCTCGCCGCGGCGGTGGCGGAGTACGCGTCGCCGGTGCCCGACGTCCACCCCGAGGTGTTCCTCGCCGGCGTGGTCGCGGTACGGCGGGAGCGCGACGTGCGGGCACTGCGGGCCCGGGCGGCGCTGCTCGACGGCGCGGCGGCGGTCGCGGGGGCGCGGCCGCCGGGCTTCCCGCGCTGAGGCGCGGCCGCGGCGCGCTGCGCGGCGGCCGCATCGAACCATTGATCCGACGTCGAACCGGCACTCGGCCCTGGTTGGATGTCGGGATCGTGGTTCGACGCTCCCGACCGCGGCGTCAGTACCGGTAGTGGTCCGGCTTGTACGGGCCCTCGACGGGGACGCCGATGTACGCCGCCTGCTCCGGCCGGAGCTCGGTCAGCCGCACCCCGAGGGCGTCGAGGTGCAGGCGCGCGACCTTCTCGTCCAGGTGCTTCGGCAGCACGTACACGCCCGTCGGGTACTCCTCGCGCTTCGTGTGCAGCTCGATCTGCGCGAGCACCTGGTTCGTGAACGAGTTGCTCATCACGAACGACGGGTGCCCGGTCGCGTTGCCGAGGTTCATCAGCCGCCCCTCGCTCAGCACCAGGATCGAGCGGCCGTTCGGCAGTCGCCACTCGTGCACCTGCGGCTTGATCTCGACCTTCTCGACCCCCGGCAGCGCCTCGAGCCCGGCCATGTCGATCTCGTTGTCGAAGTGCCCGACGTTGGCCACCACCGCGAGGTGCTTCAGCGCGAGCATCTCGTCCACCCCGACGACACCGAGGTTGCCCGTGCAGGTCACGACCACGTCGACCTCGCCGGCGACGTCCGCGAGGCGCGCGACCTGGTACCCGTCCATCGCCGCCTGCAGCGCGCAGATCGGGTCGACCTCGGACACGATCACCCGGGCGCCCTGACCGCGCAGCGCCTCCGCCGCGCCCTTGCCGACGTCGCCGTACCCCACCACGAACGCGACCTTGCCGCCGATGAGCACGTCCGTCGCGCGGTTCAGGCCGTCGGGCAGCGAGTGGCGGATGCCGTACTTGTTGTCGAACTTCGACTTCGTCACCGAGTCGTTGACGTTGATCGCCGGGAAGCGCAGCTCGCCCTTCCGCGCGAGCTCGTACAGGCGGTGCACGCCGGTCGTGGTCTCCTCGGTGACGCCCTGCACCTCCGCCGCGATCCGGGTCCACCGGTCGGAGGACCGCTCGAGCGACGCCGCGACGGTCCCGAGCACGATCCGCCACTCGGCACTCGCGTCGGCGCCGGGCTCCGGGGCACGGCCCGCCGCCTCGGCGTCGGCGCCGGTGTGCAGCAGCATCGTCGCGTCCCCGCCGTCGTCGAGGATCAGGTTCGGACCCGTCCACGACTCCCCCGCGGCAGCGGCCTCGGCACTCCAGTCGAAGATGCGGTCGGTGCACCACCAGTACTCGTCGAGCGTCTCGCCCTTCCACGCGAAGACCGGCACGCCCGCGGGCGATGCCGGCGTCCCCGTCGGGCCCACCGCGACGGCGGCGGCGGCCTCGTCCTGCGTGGAGAAGATGTTGCAGCTCGCCCAGCGGACCTGCGCCCCGAGGGCGACGAGGGTCTCGATGAGGACGGCGGTCTGCACCGTCATGTGCAGGGAACCCGCGATGCGCGCCCCGGCGAGGGGCTGCGACGCGCCGAACTCCTCGCGCAGGGCAATCAGCCCCGGCATCTCGTTCTCGGCCAGGCGGATCTGGTGGCGACCCGCCTCGGCGAGGGCGAGGTCGGCGACGCGGAACGGGGCGGCGGTGCTGGTCTCGGTCGACATGGCGCCAGTCTGGCACGCCGGGAGGCGCGGGTCGTCAGCCGACGTCACGGACGTCGGGTGGGCCTCCAGACCGCGCCGTGGTCGCCTCGACGGGACCGGCCGCGTCCGTGCCGCGTCAGTCGGACGGTGCCGCGTCCCGCCGGATCGGCTCGCGCCGGACGACGTCCCAACCGCGCGGCACGCGCAGGCGGGCCGCGTGCCGGGCGCAGAGGTCGTAGCCGTGCGGCTCCACCCGCGTGGACAGGGGTCCGACGACCACCATCGAGTCGCCGTAGTCGTACGTCAGGGTCGCCGACGCGCTCGCGCCACAGGCGACCTTGCTGCAGATCCGTACGTCCATACCGGCACCGACCCTACCGGTCGGACGGGCGCGGCCGCCGGACGGTCCGGTGCCGCGCTCCGTCGCGCGCCCGCCGCGTACGATGGCGGGATGCGTCGGAAGCACCCCACCGTGACCCCCGTCGACCGTGCCCGCGGTCGTTCCCGGCACGGACGCGGGGGCCGCTCGAGCGTGACCGGACCGGACCTGGCGCCGGTGATCACCCGCGCCGAGACCTTCGACCGGATCGTCGGGGACACCGCGCACTACCTGGTCGGACTGTGGCCGGACGAGCTCGCGGGTGTCGTCTTCCAGGTGGCCGACATGCCCACCGACCAGACGCTGCCGGACCGGCTGCCGCGGTGGCGGGTGGACCGCGACGGTCGGCGGGTCACCCTGTTCCGCATCCCCGTCGAGCGGGTCACGCGGAGCCCGGAGAAGGACGACACCGACCGCCGGGTGATCATCGAGACGGCGGTGTTCCGCGCGGTCGGCGAGCTGATCGACAAGGACCCGTGGGACCTGGCGCCGGACCGGTACCGCCACTGGTGACCGAAGGACACCGCCACCGGTGACGGTGTCCCCGCTGCTGGTGATCCAGCGTCAGGGGTAAACGCGCAGCGGCGTCGACACCTCGGTCGCCGGCCGGACGGGGAACCCGCCGATGCCGTCGTCCGCGTCGTAGCTGACGCCCGCCACGAGCCCCTCGGCACCCGTCAGCACGAGCTGCGTCGACACCGGCACCTGCACGGTCGCCGTGCTGCCGGACGCCACGTCGACCTCCTGCTCACGGTCCCCGGACGTGATCGTGACGGTCGCGTCCGAGCGGGTCGGGTTGACCAGGTTCATCCGCGCACCGCCTCCCGGCGCGACCGCCGTGACGACACGGTCGCCGAGCGGCTCCGCCGACGCGAACCAGCCGAGGTCCGTGCGGCCGTCGTCGGTCGGCTTCGTGGTGCGGGCGCCGGCGACGAGCGGCTCGGTCGACGTCACCGTGAACGAGTACCGCCCGTCCGGGAAGTCGTCGAGGGCGACGTCGGTGACGACCCCCGGCTCGGCGGTCGCGTTGACGGTCGACCCGCCACCGTCCGCCGTCGTGATCCCGACGGTCACCCGCGCGGCCCGGTCACCGGGGACGAACAGACGGAGCACCGGGGCGGCGTCCTCGGTGTCGTCACCGCGCTGCGCCTCCTCGGCACCGCGCAGCACGACCGCGGGGATCACCTGCGTGCGCGAGGGTGCCGCACCGCCGGACACGACGTCGTAGCCGCCCGGGGTCAGCGTCCGCACGATGCTCTCCTGCATGTGCGCGACGATCTGCCCGCCGGACGAGGTCACGTGCACCACCGTCGAGCCCTGGTCGGAGACGAAGCCGGACAGCGGCACGACCTTCTGCGTGTTCGGTGCGACCACGATGCCGGTCGTCCCGGGGGCCTGGACGGTCCCGGAGGCGTCGTACACGTCGAGGTCCACCGTGGCGTTGACGTCGGTCGGGTTCGACAGCGTGACCAGGCTGGTCCGCCCGGTCTCGGTCGACCCGCCGACCAGCCAGGTCGACTGGCCGGGGTCGTCGCACGACGCCGCGCCGAAGCCGACCAGGTCACCCGAGGACACGCTCTGCGACGTGCTGCCGGCGACCTGCGGCGTGCGGTCGCCCGCAGGTGCGGTGAGGAGCTGCGGGTCGCTGCCCCCGGTGGTGGACGGTTCGAGCGTCGAGCGGTCGACCGTGCTGCCGGTGGTGCCCGTGGCGACCTGCGACGACCCGACGGTGCTCGCCGTCGTCGCGTCGTTGCCCGAGTCGTCGGACAACCGCAGCGCGCTGCCGGCGCACACGCGCTCGGCGTCGGCGGGGACGGGCGTCACGAGCCGACCGGCCGGGCGCACGGGGGCGCTCTCGGTGCCGATGGCGTGTGCGGCGGTCACGGCGCCGGCGGCCACGACCACGGCGACCGCGGTGGCGGTGCCGCGGACGACCCACCGTCGGACGGACCGGTGCTCGGTGCTCATTCGTCGCGCTCCTCGTCGAAGGTGGTGGCGGGTTCCTCGGCCTCGATGACGTTCGAGGTCGCACGGCGTCGGCGCGGTGCGGTGGGAACCGCGAGCAGGGCCGCTGCGCCGAACACCACGCCGAGCACGACGAGGTACAGCACGTGCGTCGCCTGCGTCGCGGCGGAGCCGGTGGACACCCGGTCGACGTCGCCCTCGTAGTGGAACAACCGGCCGGAGGTGGTCTCGCCGATGCTCGTGAACCGGGCGTCCTGGCCGATCGCCCCGGCGGCCCGGTCGTGGACCTGCTGGGCGGCGTCGTCGCTCGGGCCGTCGTCGAGCAGCACGAACGAGATGCCGAGCTCGCGCAGCGCCGGCTCGGGGTCGTAGCCGCTGCGGCTGGCGAGGTTGCCGGCCAGGGTGGCCAGCTGCGCGCCGGACCTGCTGAGGCGG from Curtobacterium sp. SGAir0471 encodes:
- a CDS encoding metallopeptidase family protein, with the protein product MRRKHPTVTPVDRARGRSRHGRGGRSSVTGPDLAPVITRAETFDRIVGDTAHYLVGLWPDELAGVVFQVADMPTDQTLPDRLPRWRVDRDGRRVTLFRIPVERVTRSPEKDDTDRRVIIETAVFRAVGELIDKDPWDLAPDRYRHW
- a CDS encoding DUF5719 family protein, which encodes MSTEHRSVRRWVVRGTATAVAVVVAAGAVTAAHAIGTESAPVRPAGRLVTPVPADAERVCAGSALRLSDDSGNDATTASTVGSSQVATGTTGSTVDRSTLEPSTTGGSDPQLLTAPAGDRTPQVAGSTSQSVSSGDLVGFGAASCDDPGQSTWLVGGSTETGRTSLVTLSNPTDVNATVDLDVYDASGTVQAPGTTGIVVAPNTQKVVPLSGFVSDQGSTVVHVTSSGGQIVAHMQESIVRTLTPGGYDVVSGGAAPSRTQVIPAVVLRGAEEAQRGDDTEDAAPVLRLFVPGDRAARVTVGITTADGGGSTVNATAEPGVVTDVALDDFPDGRYSFTVTSTEPLVAGARTTKPTDDGRTDLGWFASAEPLGDRVVTAVAPGGGARMNLVNPTRSDATVTITSGDREQEVDVASGSTATVQVPVSTQLVLTGAEGLVAGVSYDADDGIGGFPVRPATEVSTPLRVYP